One Archocentrus centrarchus isolate MPI-CPG fArcCen1 unplaced genomic scaffold, fArcCen1 scaffold_52_ctg1, whole genome shotgun sequence DNA segment encodes these proteins:
- the ndufa5 gene encoding NADH dehydrogenase [ubiquinone] 1 alpha subcomplex subunit 5, which yields MAGLLKKTTGLVGLAVSQNPHERLRILYTKILASLQSMPQDAAYRKYTEQLVQERFSHVKTEPDVEKLEKKINCGQIEEVIFQAECELALSRKMSEWKPWEPLIDGPPPNQWKWPI from the exons ATGGCTGGGCTGCTGAAGAAG ACGACTGGCCTGGTCGGCCTGGCAGTGTCCCAGAATCCACATGAG cGTCTCAGGATTCTCTACACAAAGATCCTGGCATCCCTGCAGAGCATGCCGCAGGATGCTGCCTACAGGAAGTACACCGAACAGCTGGTTCAGGAGAGGTTCAGCCACGTGAAAACG GAGCCCGATGTTGAGAAGCTGGAGAAGAAAATTAACTGTGGTCAGATTGAAGAGGTCATTTTCCAG gCCGAGTGTGAGCTGGCTCTGTCCAGGAAGATGTCGGAGTGGAAGCCATGGGAGCCGCTGATAGATGGGCCCCCCCCCAACCAGTGGAAATGGCCCATCTAA